From Hypanus sabinus isolate sHypSab1 chromosome 9, sHypSab1.hap1, whole genome shotgun sequence:
AAACTCTCTCTCTATTCTATCTGCTCCAATGTTGTGGATTTCCTCACTAGGGCCTTTAAAATGTCTTCCTTGCCTATAAACCATGGCTTAGCTGCTCCCAAAGTTGCCAAGGCGATGAAAAGTTTCTCCTCTCAGTACCATATCTCTCAGTCAAAATGGGGAAAGGGTTTCTCTTTATTCTTAGCTTCCATCCCACCAGACTCTAATTCAATGGACCGTTCTCAGTAACTTCTACCACTGGACACTGTACAGATCACCAGGTATTGTCTTTTGGGAACAATTAGAGAATTGAAGAAAGGTTTGCCCTCGTGTATTaccaaaactgcccaacacaccCTGGAGTGCTTTCTCACTGCATTAGGCAACAGTCCTGCTGTGTTTGAGATCTAGTCCAAGTTAACACCTCCAATGTCTGAAGCTCTGGCAGCTCATGGTCAGTTGTGATGGTTCATACAGAGCTGATACAAGCAGAGTctcctgccatgatgaggccaaactcagtttggaggaaatGCCTCGTATtctgtcagggtagcctccaacctgatggcatgaatttcgATTTCTCcatcttctggtaatttctcccccctccctcctctctttttACATTTGCCGTTCTGGtagccctctcaccccttctcctcacctgccctcatggcctccttccctttattccacgggcccattgtcctctcctattggatACCCTCTTCAGCCTATCAGTTACttctttcacctgtcacctgataGCTTTTCACGTCATCCCCCCCCACTCACTCAGCCAgactcaccaatcacctgccagcttgtactcttcccccccccccaccttctttccagtcctgatgaaaggccttggcccgaaacactgattgtttattcctctccatagatactccctgacttgttgagtcccttcagcattttgcaagTGTTagtgaagatttccagcatttgcagaatctcgtgGTTAGAATGCTTGCCTTTACCGCCCAGATGATCTCTGGTGCAGAGTATCTCTGAAACGGCAGAAGAAAAGCCATTTTCTTTTATTAAGGCAGCAATCTTAAATTAAAATGTTCTTTTGGCTGTGGATTGAAAACTGAATGTCACATAGAAAGCAGAAAGATGGAATCAATGGGTCCTTTTCAGTTTACACCAGTGACTGTAGTATGTCAGGGATTGGTTCTTGGCCccaagttgtttgttatatacattattGGTCTGGGGCGTGGGGAAAAATGTAGATGTATGTTGGCCGATGATATGGAAGTAGGTGGAAGGGCAGATTGTGATGAGGAAATTATGATTCTGCGACAGGGCTTAGAAAGATGGAGCGATTGGCAAAATCCTGGCAAGTCgagaaatgtgagattatccactttggatgCCTGCAGGTCCAGTTAAAAAGGCAAACAGCAGAGGTTGGAGTTTAAGATCTTGTTACAGCTGTACAGcgtgttggtgaggccacatcaggaacacTCTGCAGAGTTTTGGTCCCTTTACCTGAGAAAGTTTATGTAGCATTGGAGGAAGTCACTTTTCCTCGGATGAGAGGGTTGTCTAATCAACGGGAGCTAGATGGTCTGAGTCAGTAtgccttggagtttagaaaaatgaggggtgaccttttccAGAGATACAGGATCCTAAGCAGCCTGACAGGGGAGgtgttgaaatgttcccactagTGGAAGACATAAATAGAGAGAAACTGTTACAAGATAAGGGTCCAATTGTTTAAAACAGATGTCTAGAAATTTCTACTCCCAGAGGGGAGTTAATCTCTGGAGCTCTCAGTCCCTGAAGGTGGAGGTGTGATATATATGGATATATATTTGAAAGTTGGGGAATCAAGGATAAAGAAGAGGAGCTGAAGTcagtagaacatagaaaagtccttcagcccacaatacagtGTTCAACATTTTGTAATCAAAAACCCAATcaaaccaatcccttctgcctacacaatgtccatatccttctattcccTGCACATTGATGTGGCTTGATAAAGGCCTCCTAACTGCCTCCATCACCAacctaggcagtgcattccaagcagtcatcactctctgcaaaaaaaaagcctTGCAACCCTCCTTCAAACTTAGCCCCGCTCACCTTAAATACACGCCCTTTGCTAttaagacatttcaacccttggaagaAGATTCTGCCTGTCTTGTCTACGTGTCATATAATCGAATgagcctctatcaaatctcccctcagcatccaccactccagagaaaacaatccaagtttatccaaccttttcttatagaagatgctttcaaatccaggcagcatcctggtaaaccacttctgcatcctctctgaagCTTTGATATCCTTCCTATTACAGGACAACCAAAAATGAATGCAATActtcagatgcagcctaactagagttatATAAGGCTGCGACATAACCTCCTGGCTCTTGAACGCAGTTCCCTGACTAATAAGGgcatgatgaatacaggactgaaggtgttatatttgaatgcacatagtatatggaatgagatagatgatcttgtagcacagttatagAGACTGGCAGatgtgacattgtgggcatcactgagccgtggctgaaagaagatcatagtgggagcttaacattcagGGATGCACGTTGTTTCAAAAGGGCAGGCAAATAGGCAGAGGGGCTGGGTGACTGTTGGCAGAAAAGgaaatcaaatcctcagaaagaggtgacatagattGCAGAATCGTTGTGGGTAGAGATAAGAAACGGCAAAGGTAAAAACATCTTGATGAGACTTATAGGCCTCCCAACAACAGCTAGGAAGTAGGACATAAATTTCAACAGGAAACAGATAATCATGgaggatttcagtatgcaggtagatggggaaaatcaggttggtgctggatcctaaaagatgaaatttgtagaatgcctatgagatggctttttagagcagctcgtggttgagctgACTCAGGGAAAGGCAATTccggactgggtgttgtgcagtcAACCAGATCTGATCAGGGAagttaaggtaaagaaaccctggGGAGGAAGTGATCATAACACAatagaattcagcttgcagtttgagagggggaAGCTAAaaatcagatgcatcagtattgcagtggattaaaggaaattacaggggcacgagagaggagctggccaaagttgactggaaggggacactagcagggataacagcagaacagcaatagctggagtttctctGGGCAATTCAGAAAGTGCAGGATATTTACATcccaagtattctaaagggaggatgatgaaactgtggctgacaagggaagtcaaagacagtgtaaaagcaaaagggcatataatatttcaaaaattagtgggaaaatagaggattaggaagcttttaaaaaccaaataAAAAGCCATGTCAAGAAtcgatgaaatatgaaggtaaggtagccaataatatcaaagaggataccaaaagtttttttcagatgtataaaAGAATAAGAGCAGcaggagtggatatcagaccactcaAAAATGACACTGGAAAGTTAGTaatagggacaaagaaatggtgggtgAACTGACCAAGTATTTTGCTTTAATCTTTACAGTGAAAGGCACtacagaagtgagtgtaattgctattactgagaaggtgcttgggaagctggaagATCTGAAGGTAAAAAAgtcgcctggaccagatggactacaccccaagcatctgagaggcagctgaagagattgtggaggtattagtaacaTTCTTTCAAGAATTATTAGATTCTGGAGTGGCTACAGAGGAccggaaaatggcaaatgttactccactttttagagaagggagagaggcagaagaaaggaaataatagatCAGATAGTCTTACTGCAGTTGTTGGGAGTCCATTCTTCAGGATGGGGTTTtgggaggcacatgacaaaaaagtcagcatggcttccttaagggaaatcttgccagggaaatcttgccttacaaatctgttggaagtgtgtgaggaaataacaagtaggatagacagaggacagtcagtggatgctgtaggcctttgacaaaatggcgcacatgaggctggttaacaagataagagcccatagaattacaggCAAGATTCTGGCAGGGATAGACATTTGGATGATTGGCAAGAAATGTCAGAatatttggatggtggaattgaaggtttgtggccaagtttgcaaatgatatgaagataggtggaggggcaggtagtgctgaggaagtctgcagaaggacttaagacagattgggagaatgggcaaataagtggcagatgcaatATGGTCATGgacttttgtagaaggaataaaggcgtagactatATTATAAATGGGGAGATAATTCCAAAatcaggtgcaaagggacttggcagtccttgtgcaggattccctgaaggttaacttatagattgagtctgtggtgaggaaggcaaatgcaacgttagcattcatcgCAAGTGGACtaaagtataaaagcaaggatagaaTACTGAGGCTTAACAAGGCATTGATCacaccacacttgggagtattggaagcagttttgtgccccttatttacaaaaagatatgctggcattgaagaagGTCCCGAGAAGACTCATGAGAattattctggaaatgaaggggttaatgaatgaggagcatttgatggccctgggcctgtactcactagagtttagaagaatgagaggtggtgGGGTGAGGATCTCACGGAAAACAATTTaataatgaaaggccttgatagaatggatgcgAATGACGTGGGAAACtttgatgtttcctgtagtgtggatGAGTCTCGCACCAGAGGGAAAAATGTCAGAATAtggagacatccatttagaacagagatgaggaggaatttctttagccagagggtagtgaatctgtggaagtcattgccacagatggtcacagagcccaagtcattgggttacagggagaatgggctgagagggaaaatacatctgccatgatggaatgacagagcagactcaatgggctgaatggccttaatcAGCCCCCAAGTCCTCTGTTTTTAAACTCCTTATATGAAGGAGGTCCAAATCTATACTAAGGAGGTTTAGGTGACCTACAACAACCCATTGTTTTTACCTATTTCCCCAATAAGCCTACATATCTGTTTATCAATATCCCAGTAGCTATTGGGTATAATCCATCAAAGTGAttgcaccttcttattctggagtTTTATCCATATTTGCTCAGTGGATGAGTCTCCCATTATATCCCCTCTGAGTGCATTGTCTCCGATTAATACTGCATCTTCACCACCCCCATATTACTTCTTTCTCTATCTTTTCTGAAAAACCTAAACTCTGGAACATTAAGCATCCATTactttccctctctcaaccaacttTTTATAAAGGCCACAGCACCATAGTTTCATTTACAGATCCATGCTCTTTAAGTTCGTTAtccttacccataatactcccaTCTGTCCCAGTGTGTCTATTCCCTGTTTCTCCTGGTCAtgatctccatcttcctctcaatCCCTCCACCTGGTGCTCTAGGTACcacagtttaaactctcccgagTAACAGCAGCAAACCTACCCGCTTGGATATCTTCTCCCCTGCGATTAAAATGCAACCCGTCCTTCTTGTGCAGATTACTCCTGTCCCAGAAGATGTTCCAATGATCgaagaatctgaaaccctgctccctgccTCAGGCATGTATTCATCCAGCTATCTTTCTACTCCTGCCCTGACTACCATGTGGCACCAGGAGTCATCCAGAGATTGCTACCATTATATCCAGGGAGGGTGTCCTCCCTGCcggataggacaccagtctatcgcgaggttaaccctcagcattttgccggtacccattttcagctgggtggactggagcaatgtgtggttaagtgccttgctcaagaacacaacacactgcctcgactggggctcgaactcacgaccttgagatcgctagtccaacgctTTACCCTTCCCAGCTAACTCTCAAAGCTAGCCAGTGCTGCTGAGTTCTGATAGTccacccccagcagtatccaaaggggtagaCTTGCTTCTGCAGTGAATGGCCACTGGGGAAACCCTGCACTGACTGCCTATTCCTCTCACATCTCTTGGTGGCCTATCGAAGCCTATACTTTGGGCGTAAACaactcagtaaaaaaaaatcacctatgGAGCCTCCAGTTCTATGACCCGGTCtgccaggagctgcagctgggtgcACTTCCCTCAGATGTAGTCACCAGGGAGACCATGAAGTTCCCAGATTTCGCTCATCTTGCAGAAGGGCTGTGAGGTTCCCTGGCTTCCCACGTGTCACTGTAAAATCAGATCGAACGATGCGACCGGCTTGAGTGCTGAATCCTGCTCCCATTTTCTAATATTCTCACATTCCCATTGTACACCCACCGGTCCCAGAGGGCTTCCAGGAAGCTACCGCACACTTTTCAGTCACAAACTGCATCTCATTCCTGAGCGTGTTTCGTTGCGTTGGTTTGTAACGCACTTCTCTGGACCCGTTTGTCTGGTTGACCAGGTTACTCAGCTCTGGTAGGCCAAGGACCACTGACCACCGTGCGTGATTCTGGGTCCTGGAAGCTCCTCCCAATCCAGTACGCCCCCCCCTCGCCCTCCTCTTCCCTGCACTTAGCATGATCCAGCACAGGTGCGTTGTCTCAACCCAGGTTAGacagtgacacaccccacacaccctccAACCACGCAACACCCCTTCACCTCCATTAACGACAACCCCACGCACTTCGTTAACTTTTCATCTTTATTTAAAGTGTTTTTGTAGTTTTAAATGTGGTCGCTATAAAGTCGACCACAATCgtctgaaaacaaaaaaaaacaaaaataactgaTTAATATTGTCACTTGAACCATTTTACAAATATATTAAACCACAAAAGTAAGCGGTCCCGGGGACGGTGGGGGGGTTTGGTGTGTGTCTAAAGCACCGCACTGTGTCTGGAACCCGGTTTTTCAGGGACGCAGCTCGGGTACCTCACCCCTGTCATTACTGCTCCCACCGAAAGCCCACGCTGGAGGCTCGGCTCGGCTCACTGAACCAACACCGGTGTCTATGTCTTTGTGTCAATGGTGGAGACATACGAGTAACCTACTAGCAATGGGCATTTATCAATCATAGACGACTACATAGAGacacttcggcccatctagtcagtgccagcctggttcttgggggggggggtgaagaaacACATTGGTCACATGCTCTTTAAAAAGATCTTCTTTGGAAAGACCAGTACTCACTACACAAACTATCCTTTCCTCACCTTAAAAAGTGCAGTATTTATTTTACACAAACTTTAACCAGTAACTGTAAGCAGACTGTTGAAAAAAAGCTCGATCTTaaaaatacttaaaaaaaaattaaagcctTGCCTAAACTTAAGGCTTCTTCCCCCCAACTATAATGGTTTCGTCACTGAAGAGTAGAACGGTGAAGAGTGTATGTGTCAGACACTCACGTTGAGTTAACTTAAGTGAACTCTTTCCCGGACTACAGTGGGAGTTTCCACTCTGGGTCACAGTCGGGAGAAGGTTCAAGCTCATGTAAATCAGTTATTTCTCCAAATGGCCGGATCCTTTTGTGGGGGAATTTTCCTGCAGTCAGATAGGTGATCACTTCTCAGTGCCGCTTGCTCTGGGCTCCAGAGAGAGAACGGTGCCAACGACTGTAACGAGGGACAACGATGCTCAGTGTCTCCAGAGCCCTTTCCCACGCCGGAGGCCGGCGAAAGAGAATGGGAGATGTTGGGAGGTACCTGGGGCTGTTGCGGTGAACTCCAGCCTTTCGGTTTTTAAAGTACGTTTATTTCTACGGTCGGGGCTGAAATGAGCGAAGGCAGAGTATGCAGGGATTCCTCAGACCGCCGTCTCCTCACAGGACCTCCGTGCTGCTCTGCAAATCACAGGGCAGGGAACGTAAACCACCACACCTTTGTAGCAGTGAGCGGCTTGGATCAGGTTTAGTGCAAACGTGTTTCTTTAATTTAACTCCGCCCCGCGGCCAGCTCTACTTTCTGGAGGAAGGAATGGGGGGGGTCAGTAAATCAGAGTGTTGGAGCAGCACCCACTCTCGCCCCTCCCTCTATCCATCGCACCAGTATTACATTCAGTAGATATGGTTGGAATTTAATGAAATGGTACTAATGAGAGTTGATGAAAAGCTACACCGTGACTGGGAGGAACCGCTGGGCTGACAGTGCCCGCCGCGGGAAGAGGGTAATCGGAAATGCCTAACCTCCCGCTCGGCCCGCTGAATTCCCCTGGCGGTAGACTGGCTGTTGGTCCAGATCCTTGTACTACTTCGGCCCCAATCAGTCCACCCCACAACCATAGAACCATCAATCGGAATTATTCAGGACCTACACACACCGTGTACAGCCCcaaagagtttaaaaaaaaaatccaaattcaGTATATCAGAATTAAGAACGAAAGGGGCTGGAGGCTCTTATCGTTGGTTGCCGTTTATTGTGAGAATGATAATTGAAAATAAACCTGGCAAAATAACTACGCCTTTAATGGTTCCTCTTTAATCCATCTCGACTAGCCCAGACAGATTCAGACTGTAACAGTATGCAACGGCGCTGCAGGCTTGGTGTCACAGATTCTGTTCATTTTGGTTAACACTATTGTTTAAACTACATGCTATTCATACAATATCCATAATATGTGCATAGGATATTTGCATAATATATTCAAGTTATACACAGCACCAGAGACAGAGAAAAGGAAGGGCCAGAATTGGTCAAAGCAGCAATTTAAACGAGGCACATTTACAGAGCCTGGGAGGGGTTTAACAAAGCTGAAATCTTAAAAATAAGCTCATGTCTCTTCTCCCCTTCCAGATTGCACACAGTTCCTCTCCCAGCCTGTAGAACTCTCAATAGGCCcaacatcaaaacaaaaactgcctcaaacaggcaattaaaaaaaaaacttgaataaCTATGCACAAATCATaaatacaggatggtgaaagGGTAGTGCAGTAATTTCAGACAATGCAACCCCCAGTTcgggaagtggggtggggggggtgttccTGTATCTCAGCATGAGCAAGCATTCCACTCCCCACACCAGAGAGACGAACACCAACAGCGATTCATAAACACACATATGGAAGGATTTCTGAAAGATTAAAAGGAAAATCGTGGCTGGAAACCACCAGCGGGAGAGCAGAAAGGGATGAAAAAGGAACAAAGGGGAAAAGCACTAGCCAGTAAGATTGTTCCTTTGGAGAATGGATTGGTGAAGGGCGTCACTGACTGGAGGTAGCGCCAGCTCCAGGATTATTTTAATCAAGCCCATGCGTTGGGAAACTGAGGTTTAAGAGTAACACTGGATGAGATGTGATCACCTATCTGATCCAGCTGTTCGGATAAAAAGATACCAACTGTTTCTGTGTTTGGGGAAATAATCAAGCTACAGTATCTGACCTTCAGGAGTGTGGGTAGACACACTAACTCTGCACCCTCCTTCCAGCAGTCATATACCAGTTTCGGTGCATCACACTACAACAAGGTACTGGCAATGAAAAATGGGTCTGAAATTTTGTGAGGACAATTTAAGAGATCAACCTGGGCCAGTAAATGTTACAGGATCATGTTACCCATCATGTGGGGCAGCAGATATTAAAATAGATTTAAAGTGAACAATTCAAATATATTCATAAAAGACCAGGGTACTGGAAATAATGGTGTGGACGAGACATCACACTAAAATCCAAAGTGATTTACGCCATTTGCAAATGGTGTCTCATGCATCCAAATTCTATTTCCAGTTACCAGGTAGCAACTTCCTTTTTTTGTAGCCCATTGCTATACAGAATTCTTCAAAGGACGTATCATACACAAGGAGTGAAGTAATAGGCACCACCATAAACTGAAAAGATGGATTCGTACCACATTCACTCACCATTTTCAACTTTATTTCGCCAATAATGCAACAAATTGCAACTGGATGCTGTTCTGAGGCGTGAGCTCATTTTGAAGGTTGGGCTTGGGGGAAGCTTTTGTCTCTGAAACTGCTAATTCTGAGAACCAGGGAAAGCTTATACTATAGACACCAGGTTACAACTGAAATCTTCAAACCTTCCTACCAGATACCTTGACAGAGGCAAGAACATTTCAAAAGCAACTCAATTAAAAAAATGCCCAAATGCAATGGAAAGCTATCAGGACTTTTGACCAATGAGAATTCTCAATCTCCTGCATAACATGTCACTCTGAATAATTGTTCTGGGTCAAATTGCgatctcctcccctctccacaaccAACTGAGCAACTTCTCTATCATTGTGGGagatttcacacagagagggaagTAGTCAGACTCTCTACCGTCATAATTCAAAAAAATTGTAGCTATTTGTGGTGATCAAATTGCAAAAgattttcaattttaaaaaatctcaCTCTTGCCTTCCTTTTCCCAATCAATTATCCCTATTTTGATTCTCCCACTTTCCCAAGTCCTTAAATGGAGAATTTTGAGCTCAAAGCTAACTGAGGTGACTACATCGGGATCACTCTGCAATGTGGAGCCACTGTATACAGACTATATTTCAACCATAGACTTGGTATGGGgatgtgtgtggggggaggggggggtaagAAATAAACTGCACCTAGCTCTGACTGTGTCAGAGTGCCAAAACGCGCAGACTGGTTCCTAATTTTTGGCGGGCTCCTGTCTCCACCCTCATCTCTCAGGCAGTGAAGATTAGCCTAGTCTCCATAACAGAGGGAATGGTCTCACAAAATGGTTCTGTACAAGTATGCACCTGCTAATAGATAATAGAACTGTCACAATGGTGCTTTATTCCCCCTCCCAACACTAGGGCATAAAAAGGACTCAGTGTCTTTGGTTATCTTCCCAACCATCTTGTAGCCTGACAGTTTTTTGTTTAAGCTGTACTGCACACTGGATTCACAGTATTAGGTCTGTCACTTCAGAGCCACAAGAGAAGCTTCCTTGCAAATCCCATTATCTAGCTTTGTAGCAGAATTTTATTTTGAATGTCATGTAATGCTTTAGCTTTGCTCTAAGTTCTAGTATAAATGCAATTTCTCTTCCCAATGGAGCCAGGGCCTGTAGGATTTTACCTACAGCTGCGCGCAGCTCAGCATTTCTATAATGAAGACCGTATTTGCTCGCTTGTGTGTCTGTGGCAGACACTGGaggccattgctattacaagcaTCTGCTTGTTACTCATATTACAAAATAGTGCAATGTTTTAAAAGTGTTCATAAATAACTCTAAACccctgtcttttttttttaaatacagaatGTTAGAGACACTCAAAAAAACTGCCATCTCTCTCATCTGGGAACTAAACATATAGGCCATTTCAGTTACAAAAATACGCCTGCTTCCACATGCAAATCTCTCATTAGACATATTGCAAGTTTTTTCCAAACATAAAATTTTGTGCAAATGTTTCTTTAAAGTTAAGGTAATTAAAGACAGCATTTTACGCACATTGTGTTACGAGACCTTAGTTTAAACAGGGTATTTGAACTCCCTTATCTAATGTAGCTCATAGAACCATCTGAATCTTTATGCTCAAGTTTTCAATTCAGATGTAATGTAACTAAGTATTTTATACAGCGGAGGAGTGTTTGGGGGagggtgggtggtggtgttggtgaTGAAGGGGTGGGAGGTAGGGGCAGGGGGCAGGGAGTGGGTTAGAGTGAGCACAGCCGGGCTCATCTTCCTGTTCACCCAACGCTCTCTGGCTTACGTCGAAGTGCACAAAGTTGGTCTCAGAAGGGATGTCCCGTCTTTTTATCTTTGTTGTTCCGGAGCACTGTCCCTTCAAGGCCATTGTTCTGAGGTTGCTGTGACCTGCTGCTGCCCACCACAGAATGGACACCGTGGCCCTGCTGGTGCTGGAAAAACGTTGACCCTGGGTAGTGGCCGATGACCTCATTGTAAGTGGGCGGAGGCCCCTCCATGCGGCCGTTGCTACTGTAGCTGGTGGCACTGATGCCCGAGTTACTGCTCGGCGGGCAGGGTCCCGCGTTATAAATGGATGTGTCTATCAGGTCACTGTCGAAAATAGTCCTGTTCGGGGGAGCCCGCACTGACTCCCGGTTCAGTTCCATCTGCTGCTCGGGGTCACGGAGCTGGAGGGTGCACGGACCCTGGTAGGGAGGGGGCTCTTCGCCATCGGACAGCGAGATGGTGGGGGGGAGGTCGATCTCGTGCTGCAGGTAGGGGTAGGTGGGCTGGAAGCGGCTGAACCGATCACGGTGCAAGAACGATGGCACTGTCAGCCTGTCCGTCGACCTGGGCGTGTAGATCTGCTGCTGGAAGAGAAGACAGGCAGTCAGTTATGATTTTCCTGAGAGGCACCCGGTGTTAAAGTCaaagaataagaatcaggtttattatcactgactaatGTGGAATGTGTGGCTCTagtgcagtgcaagacataaaaattactacaagttacaataaaaagtaaatatactgtataaagaggaatagtgaggtaggttgataaactgttcagaaatctgatggaggggaagaagctgttcctaaaacattgaatgtggggcttcaggcttctgtacctcctccttgatgctagtaataagaagagggcatgtccaggatggcaggggtcattaatgatgggtGTCCTCAGTGGCAGGGAGGACTGTGCCACCATACAGCTGGCCTATCTGCaaccctgtgcattggagcttcctTGGGGAACAGTCTGGATTTACTTAGTGTGCTCACACAACCGTTAATCAAGTTCAAGCTCAAATGTTATTCAATTATACAAGTGAAGCAAAATAATGCTCCTTTGGTGCCAAGGTGCAAACACAGTACTGAGTGGCATGCCCTGAAGATTGACGATGCACTGGACGTTGCCCCGGAGCCACATTCTTGCAAGAACAAGCATGTAGCAGCTCCTCATATCTTGCAACCAAAGGCAACGTACGGGCAGAGGAGACAAACATTCAGACGACCAGCTGGAAGAATATGCTGTTTCCAGACATCATCTACTGGGTGGAAACGGGGTATgccttctctccccctccccccccagctCTTGGAGAGTTTGGTTAATTGGTTCCTGTCAATTGCCCCTAGTATATGGGTGGTAGGATGTGGGGAAATTAGATGAGGGTGGAGTaataagttacagggaaaaattGTGAGGCACAGTTCAAAATTGATGAACCTCAGAACCTCaaacctggttccacctgcccatcactcacatacCCCACCaaacctggttccacctgcccatcactgacATACCCCACCaaacctggttccacctgcccatcactgacATACCCCACCaaacctggttccatctgcc
This genomic window contains:
- the LOC132399697 gene encoding protein TMEPAI-like isoform X4, encoding MREEGTRAELEFVQIIVIVVVMIVMVVVITCLLNHYKLSTRSVINRQSQMRRQEGTLQSQQIYTPRSTDRLTVPSFLHRDRFSRFQPTYPYLQHEIDLPPTISLSDGEEPPPYQGPCTLQLRDPEQQMELNRESVRAPPNRTIFDSDLIDTSIYNAGPCPPSSNSGISATSYSSNGRMEGPPPTYNEVIGHYPGSTFFQHQQGHGVHSVVGSSRSQQPQNNGLEGTVLRNNKDKKTGHPF
- the LOC132399697 gene encoding protein TMEPAI-like isoform X3 translates to MYNLMGLNSTAATNQPNVSCTCNCKRSLFQSMEITELEFVQIIVIVVVMIVMVVVITCLLNHYKLSTRSVINRQSQMRRQEGTLQSQQIYTPRSTDRLTVPSFLHRDRFSRFQPTYPYLQHEIDLPPTISLSDGEEPPPYQGPCTLQLRDPEQQMELNRESVRAPPNRTIFDSDLIDTSIYNAGPCPPSSNSGISATSYSSNGRMEGPPPTYNEVIGHYPGSTFFQHQQGHGVHSVVGSSRSQQPQNNGLEGTVLRNNKDKKTGHPF
- the LOC132399697 gene encoding protein TMEPAI-like isoform X1, which codes for MYNLMGLNSTAATNQPNVSCTCNCKRSLFQSMEIKSNLLPRGEVEANSTDKHMREEGTRAELEFVQIIVIVVVMIVMVVVITCLLNHYKLSTRSVINRQSQMRRQEGTLQSQQIYTPRSTDRLTVPSFLHRDRFSRFQPTYPYLQHEIDLPPTISLSDGEEPPPYQGPCTLQLRDPEQQMELNRESVRAPPNRTIFDSDLIDTSIYNAGPCPPSSNSGISATSYSSNGRMEGPPPTYNEVIGHYPGSTFFQHQQGHGVHSVVGSSRSQQPQNNGLEGTVLRNNKDKKTGHPF
- the LOC132399697 gene encoding protein TMEPAI-like isoform X2, encoding MYNLMGLNSTAATNQPNVSCTCNCKRSLFQSMEIKSNLLPRGEVEANSTDKHMREEGTRAELEFVQIIVIVVVMIVMVVVITCLLNHYKLSTRSVINRQSQMRRQEGTLQSQIYTPRSTDRLTVPSFLHRDRFSRFQPTYPYLQHEIDLPPTISLSDGEEPPPYQGPCTLQLRDPEQQMELNRESVRAPPNRTIFDSDLIDTSIYNAGPCPPSSNSGISATSYSSNGRMEGPPPTYNEVIGHYPGSTFFQHQQGHGVHSVVGSSRSQQPQNNGLEGTVLRNNKDKKTGHPF